In bacterium, one DNA window encodes the following:
- a CDS encoding AAA family ATPase produces the protein MSKIIAVANQKGGVGKTTTSVNLAASLAVAEFKTLLIDIDPQANASSGVGIDVNEAPVSIYEVLIDRTPASSGVQSTLLPFLDIIPSHINLVGAEIELIDQQQREHVLKHMLAEVREKYEYVVIDCPPSLGLLTLNSLTAADSVLIPVQCEYYALEGLGKLLNTINIVRQHLNAGLDIEGVLLTMFDTRLRLSKQVAEEVRNYFGEKVFDTIISRNVRLSEAPSFGKPVILYDALSVGTQNYIDLAQEIAHGKEALRAQKDGTAANDTGAESHSKQMQDGEDDSTPPQHDNG, from the coding sequence ATGTCAAAAATTATTGCCGTAGCAAATCAGAAAGGCGGCGTCGGGAAAACCACGACCTCGGTCAATCTCGCCGCAAGCCTTGCCGTTGCCGAATTCAAGACCCTGCTCATCGACATCGATCCCCAGGCGAACGCCTCGAGCGGTGTCGGCATCGATGTCAACGAGGCTCCGGTCAGCATCTATGAAGTGCTGATCGACCGCACACCCGCCTCGAGCGGAGTGCAGTCCACCCTGCTGCCGTTTCTCGATATCATTCCCTCGCACATCAACCTCGTCGGTGCGGAAATCGAGCTGATCGACCAGCAGCAGCGCGAGCATGTGCTCAAGCACATGCTGGCGGAAGTGCGTGAGAAATACGAATACGTCGTCATCGACTGTCCCCCGTCGCTGGGACTGCTGACGTTGAACTCTCTCACTGCGGCGGATTCCGTACTCATTCCGGTGCAGTGTGAATACTATGCGCTTGAAGGACTCGGTAAGCTGCTCAACACCATCAACATCGTGCGTCAGCATCTGAATGCCGGGCTCGATATCGAGGGCGTGCTGTTGACCATGTTCGATACGCGCCTGCGCCTCTCAAAGCAGGTTGCCGAGGAAGTGCGCAACTATTTCGGGGAGAAGGTCTTCGATACCATCATCAGCCGGAACGTGCGCCTGAGCGAGGCACCGAGCTTCGGTAAACCGGTCATCCTGTATGATGCACTTTCCGTCGGAACGCAGAACTATATCGATCTGGCACAGGAAATCGCCCACGGGAAAGAAGCCCTGCGCGCACAGAAAGACGGCACGGCCGCAAATGACACAGGCGCCGAAAGCCATTCCAAGCAGATGCAGGATGGCGAGGATGATTCGACTCCACCCCAGCACGATAACGGATAG
- a CDS encoding HAMP domain-containing histidine kinase, with product MSSTETHFASPQTKSESELEMQRERLMALPHLSHLLEAFPTPAVILNDTRQIVLHNNAFAAAMPSGDYDLLLGLRVGQAIGCSYEKDTPSGCGTGKHCRMCGAVLAMLEAGKGTRSVQECRISVEDHLGGGALDFRVLGVPIDVNGEELTILSLVDISDEKRRRVLERIFFHDLLNTASGLQNLTDLLRIVPSEERDELLEDLQGVSGQLINEIETQRDLLAAEGEELRVVPRRTTTDDMVSHVHALYRFHHLAQDRHFKTINKAAGVEFTTDPTLLARAVGNLVKNAFEASQRGQTVTITCEREDEDTLCFLVHNETVMSETVRLHMFERSFSTKGPGRGIGTYSARLLIERFLGGSIMFTSMEETGTCFTVRIPREYNPAETATNDEERDEIGNRNSGGTA from the coding sequence ATGTCCTCAACCGAAACGCATTTTGCATCTCCACAGACGAAGTCGGAATCAGAGCTTGAAATGCAGCGCGAACGCCTGATGGCGCTTCCTCACCTTTCTCATCTGCTTGAAGCTTTTCCGACGCCCGCGGTCATCCTCAATGACACGAGGCAGATCGTCCTGCACAACAACGCGTTCGCCGCCGCCATGCCCAGCGGTGACTACGATTTGCTGCTCGGTTTGCGTGTGGGACAGGCCATAGGATGTTCCTATGAAAAGGATACTCCTTCAGGCTGTGGTACGGGAAAACACTGTCGTATGTGCGGTGCGGTACTGGCCATGCTCGAGGCAGGAAAAGGGACCAGAAGCGTGCAGGAATGCCGGATCTCCGTCGAGGACCACCTCGGAGGCGGCGCGCTGGACTTTCGCGTGCTCGGGGTACCTATCGATGTCAACGGCGAGGAACTGACGATACTCTCCCTTGTGGATATCAGTGATGAAAAGCGTCGACGGGTGCTGGAGCGCATTTTCTTTCATGATCTGCTCAATACAGCAAGCGGGCTGCAGAATCTGACCGATCTGCTCCGCATTGTGCCGAGCGAGGAAAGGGATGAGCTTCTCGAAGATCTGCAGGGGGTATCGGGACAGCTGATCAATGAAATCGAAACGCAGCGCGACCTCCTGGCCGCTGAAGGGGAGGAATTGCGTGTTGTGCCACGCCGCACGACGACGGATGATATGGTTTCACACGTCCACGCGCTGTACCGCTTTCATCACCTGGCACAGGACAGGCATTTCAAAACCATCAACAAGGCAGCGGGAGTGGAATTCACGACAGACCCGACCCTGCTCGCGCGTGCGGTGGGGAACCTGGTCAAGAATGCCTTTGAGGCCTCGCAGCGGGGACAGACGGTCACCATAACCTGTGAACGTGAGGATGAGGACACATTGTGTTTCCTGGTGCACAACGAGACAGTGATGTCGGAGACCGTGCGGCTTCACATGTTCGAGCGTTCGTTTTCCACCAAGGGTCCGGGCCGTGGCATCGGCACATACAGTGCGCGCCTCCTGATTGAGCGATTTCTCGGCGGAAGTATTATGTTTACGAGTATGGAGGAAACAGGAACCTGTTTCACCGTACGAATACCGCGGGAATACAATCCCGCGGAGACTGCAACGAACGACGAGGAGCGCGATGAGATCGGCAACAGAAATTCAGGAGGAACTGCGTGA
- a CDS encoding ParB/RepB/Spo0J family partition protein produces the protein MGKSKNVLGKGLGALIPSNRPAVEEPVSVEPSAETKDDGVSTEVLAHIEVALIEPNPYQPRIEFEAQAIRELAQSIKQNGLVQPVTVRRWEGKFQLISGERRVRACREAGIEHIPAYIRQVETAEEMIELALIENIQRKTLNPVEIATSYQQLVEEYGHSAEDIGQRVGKDRSTILNFIRLLKLPRKVLSSLQKNEISMGHARALINLPDETAQLRMWQRIVRDNLSVRKVEELVNSIYRKPTPPTPQPKRKSGAKTTPHLEELSHKLRPIYGTRVNITVGKDGKGSIAFEFYNEDDLERILELLLK, from the coding sequence TTGGGTAAATCGAAAAACGTACTTGGCAAGGGACTCGGCGCCCTGATCCCGTCCAACCGTCCCGCGGTTGAGGAACCCGTCAGTGTGGAACCCAGCGCGGAGACGAAAGATGACGGCGTCTCCACCGAGGTACTTGCGCATATCGAAGTCGCACTCATCGAGCCCAACCCCTATCAGCCCCGTATCGAATTCGAAGCCCAGGCAATTCGCGAACTCGCGCAGTCCATCAAGCAGAACGGCCTCGTCCAGCCCGTCACCGTGCGCCGCTGGGAAGGGAAATTCCAGCTCATCAGTGGTGAGCGCCGCGTGCGTGCCTGCCGGGAAGCCGGCATTGAGCATATCCCCGCCTATATCCGCCAGGTAGAGACCGCGGAAGAAATGATCGAACTGGCGCTGATCGAGAACATCCAGCGCAAAACGCTCAATCCCGTCGAGATCGCCACTTCCTACCAGCAGCTGGTCGAGGAATACGGCCATTCGGCGGAGGACATCGGGCAGCGTGTGGGTAAGGACCGCAGCACCATCCTGAATTTCATTCGCCTCCTGAAGCTCCCGAGGAAAGTGCTGTCCAGCCTGCAGAAAAATGAGATCAGCATGGGACACGCGCGCGCGCTGATCAATCTGCCGGATGAAACCGCGCAACTGCGCATGTGGCAGCGCATCGTCCGTGACAACCTCTCGGTACGCAAGGTCGAAGAACTGGTAAACAGCATATACCGCAAACCCACTCCGCCCACGCCACAGCCAAAGCGCAAGTCCGGCGCCAAAACCACCCCCCACCTCGAAGAACTCAGCCACAAACTGCGACCCATCTACGGCACCCGTGTCAATATCACCGTCGGCAAGGATGGCAAAGGCAGCATCGCTTTCGAATTCTACAACGAAGACGACCTCGAGCGCATCCTCGAGCTGCTCCTGAAGTAA
- a CDS encoding Omp28-related outer membrane protein — protein MKKTVTLSFVLMVALCTMAFAKGGNEDSSGPFITKASASMLKAAPADIAGQWAPLTPMPKGLGYNTAAFYDGALYNFSGLNATDGPVTLCYKMDLTAGSWEQIASLPEPRLLAMSHTVGDKIYVIGGYSTAQPFTTHGAVLEYDPATDQFTEKSSMPLPVYAGGSFVRDGKIWVLGGGTTSFALQTGVIQIYDPATDSWELSNSMLPQSLRSFQAVCINDVIYFVGGYRVENSQGIYYANVYKGEITDTDVSWTKLTDFAAGGIMRQSMGTDGTKMYLTGGFTQISQTQGVVPNQTYSFDPSTETWANEAMKITGTLYASRMLYDGSGKFYVVGGQSATEYTDAVEVFDANAESTPILIMNETEKSLWVKKANTYGLTFPLGNVGGAPLQWEGEVEASASWLTLDAATSGLVEPGMQTKISLEIDPTSLAEGEYTGVVTLTTNDPQSETVTYTVTINVQEADVDEDLTVLVEQYTGTWCQYCPFGADSLNAVAQRYGDRMVRMAWHDSDPMEITEWDDMNSFIGVSGFPTASINRVQWEGESGIPISRGDWGNSVAFLLNNMRSPVNLTLSDKDYDETTKTYSFTAKTFFHQGMTGDIRISAVVTEDDFDYAQKKWTSNGVITISPYIHTDVVMGIYPDIYGYRMGTTSEFATQSEYTQEFSFTSPHVKSDKAWISIFVHKINSTGPGQVYQAYQEPLMQGITLDVEESPAPGSFALHQNYPNPFNPTTTISFDVPQRAHVVLTLHDALGRNIGTVTDETYEAGTHNIGFDASELTSGTYYLTMVSGDVVKTSSMTLVK, from the coding sequence ATGAAGAAAACTGTGACTCTGTCATTTGTGCTCATGGTCGCTCTCTGTACCATGGCGTTTGCCAAGGGCGGGAACGAAGACAGCAGTGGTCCGTTCATCACCAAGGCCAGCGCCTCCATGCTGAAAGCGGCACCGGCGGATATCGCCGGGCAGTGGGCTCCGCTCACTCCGATGCCCAAAGGACTTGGATACAACACCGCTGCATTTTACGACGGTGCTTTATATAATTTCTCGGGCCTGAACGCTACGGACGGTCCCGTAACCCTGTGTTACAAGATGGATCTGACCGCCGGGAGCTGGGAGCAGATCGCTTCCCTTCCGGAACCGCGCCTCCTCGCGATGTCGCACACCGTTGGTGACAAAATCTATGTGATCGGTGGCTACAGCACCGCACAGCCTTTCACCACGCATGGCGCCGTGCTCGAGTATGACCCCGCAACTGATCAGTTTACCGAAAAATCCTCCATGCCCCTGCCTGTTTACGCAGGTGGTTCTTTCGTCCGTGACGGAAAGATCTGGGTACTCGGTGGTGGCACGACAAGTTTCGCGCTGCAGACCGGCGTGATTCAGATTTACGACCCCGCGACCGACAGCTGGGAGCTTTCCAACAGCATGCTTCCGCAGTCTCTGCGCTCCTTCCAGGCCGTGTGCATCAACGATGTGATCTACTTCGTCGGTGGCTATCGCGTCGAGAACAGCCAGGGTATTTACTACGCAAATGTGTACAAGGGCGAAATTACCGACACCGATGTTTCCTGGACGAAGCTCACCGACTTTGCTGCCGGCGGCATCATGCGTCAGTCCATGGGCACCGACGGTACGAAAATGTATCTGACCGGTGGATTCACCCAGATCAGCCAGACCCAGGGCGTCGTCCCGAATCAGACCTATTCCTTCGACCCCTCGACCGAAACCTGGGCCAACGAAGCGATGAAGATCACGGGTACGCTCTATGCCTCCCGCATGCTGTATGACGGCAGCGGCAAGTTCTATGTTGTCGGCGGCCAGTCAGCAACCGAATACACCGACGCTGTTGAGGTATTCGATGCCAACGCCGAATCGACCCCGATCCTCATCATGAATGAGACGGAAAAATCACTCTGGGTCAAGAAAGCGAACACCTACGGCCTCACCTTCCCCCTCGGCAATGTGGGCGGCGCGCCCCTGCAGTGGGAAGGCGAAGTTGAAGCTTCCGCATCCTGGCTCACGCTTGACGCCGCAACTTCCGGACTCGTGGAGCCCGGCATGCAGACGAAGATCAGCCTCGAAATCGATCCGACCAGTCTCGCCGAAGGCGAGTACACCGGTGTTGTGACGCTGACCACCAACGACCCGCAGAGTGAAACCGTGACCTACACCGTGACGATCAACGTGCAGGAAGCGGATGTTGACGAAGATCTGACCGTGCTCGTCGAGCAGTACACCGGTACCTGGTGCCAGTACTGTCCCTTTGGTGCCGATTCCCTGAACGCCGTTGCACAGCGCTACGGTGACCGCATGGTGCGCATGGCATGGCACGACAGCGATCCCATGGAAATCACGGAATGGGATGACATGAACTCCTTCATCGGTGTTTCCGGTTTCCCCACTGCGTCGATCAATCGCGTCCAGTGGGAAGGTGAAAGCGGCATCCCCATCAGCCGCGGCGACTGGGGCAACAGCGTTGCCTTCCTGCTTAACAATATGCGCTCGCCCGTCAACCTGACGCTTAGCGACAAGGATTATGACGAGACGACGAAGACCTATTCCTTCACGGCGAAGACGTTCTTCCATCAGGGCATGACCGGAGACATCCGTATCAGCGCCGTGGTGACCGAAGACGACTTCGATTATGCGCAGAAGAAGTGGACCTCCAATGGTGTGATCACCATCAGTCCGTACATCCACACCGATGTCGTGATGGGCATCTATCCGGACATCTACGGCTATCGCATGGGTACCACCAGCGAATTCGCCACGCAGTCCGAATACACCCAGGAATTCTCCTTTACTTCCCCGCATGTGAAATCCGACAAGGCCTGGATCTCCATCTTCGTGCACAAGATCAACAGCACGGGACCAGGACAGGTCTATCAGGCGTACCAGGAGCCCCTCATGCAGGGTATCACCCTGGATGTTGAAGAGAGTCCGGCACCGGGCAGCTTTGCACTGCACCAGAACTATCCGAACCCCTTCAATCCGACAACCACGATTTCCTTTGACGTGCCGCAGCGCGCGCACGTGGTGCTCACCCTCCACGACGCCCTCGGCCGCAACATCGGTACCGTTACGGACGAAACCTACGAAGCCGGCACGCACAACATCGGCTTCGACGCTTCCGAACTCACCTCCGGTACCTACTACCTGACCATGGTCTCCGGCGACGTCGTCAAGACAAGCAGCATGACGCTGGTCAAGTAA
- a CDS encoding divalent-cation tolerance protein CutA, whose translation MVEADEQYAVILVTTGSETQAERIARVLVEEKLAACCNIVPGIRSIYRWKDAVEEDDEQLLVIKTKRARFAEIEQRVRTMHEYDVPEIIMLPVTEGSAPYLAWIDQSLNGHA comes from the coding sequence ATGGTGGAAGCTGACGAACAATATGCCGTCATTCTTGTCACGACGGGATCCGAAACGCAGGCTGAGCGTATCGCCCGCGTTCTCGTTGAGGAAAAGCTTGCCGCCTGCTGCAATATCGTCCCCGGCATCCGCTCCATTTATCGCTGGAAGGATGCCGTGGAGGAGGACGATGAACAGCTTCTCGTCATCAAGACGAAGCGTGCGCGTTTTGCAGAAATCGAACAGCGCGTGCGTACCATGCACGAGTATGACGTCCCGGAAATCATCATGCTCCCGGTGACGGAGGGATCCGCTCCCTATCTCGCATGGATTGATCAATCACTTAACGGGCATGCATGA